One stretch of Pedobacter riviphilus DNA includes these proteins:
- the ffh gene encoding signal recognition particle protein, with protein MFDNLQDKLDRAFKVLKGQGSITEINVAETMKEIRKALLDADVNYKTAKAFTDDVRQKALGQNVLTAVSPGQLLTKIMNDELAALMGGEVTELDTKANPTIILIAGLNGAGKTTFAGKLALHLKSKGKKPLLVAGDMYRPAAVDQLEVLGTSVGVSVYANRASNDPVGIALEGIAHGKQNGNNVIIIDTAGRLAIDESLMNEISEVKAKTQPHEILFVVDSMTGQDAVNTAKVFNDRLDFTGVVLTKLDGDTRGGAALSIKSVVNKPIKFIGTGEKMEALDVFYPDRMASRILGMGDVVSLVERAQMQFDEKEAAELQKKIRKNKFDFNDFYNQIQQIKKMGNMKDLMGMIPGVGKMMKNVDIQDDAFKSIEAIINSMTPFEKENPDAIQQSRRLRIAKGSGSKVEEVTKLIKQFEDMRKMMKQFSNPAAAAAMMKGMPKMPFGR; from the coding sequence ATGTTTGATAATTTACAGGACAAGCTAGACAGAGCATTTAAAGTACTAAAAGGACAAGGCAGCATTACGGAAATCAACGTGGCAGAAACCATGAAAGAAATCCGCAAAGCATTACTAGATGCCGATGTTAACTATAAAACAGCAAAAGCATTTACTGATGATGTAAGGCAAAAAGCTTTGGGGCAAAACGTACTTACTGCCGTTTCTCCAGGTCAATTGCTTACCAAAATAATGAACGATGAACTTGCAGCCTTAATGGGTGGCGAAGTTACAGAGTTAGATACTAAGGCAAATCCTACTATTATTTTAATTGCAGGTTTAAACGGTGCAGGTAAAACTACTTTTGCAGGTAAACTGGCGTTACATTTAAAAAGTAAGGGCAAAAAACCGCTGTTGGTAGCAGGTGACATGTACCGCCCAGCGGCTGTAGATCAATTAGAGGTTTTAGGAACCTCGGTTGGCGTTTCAGTTTATGCTAACCGCGCATCAAACGATCCTGTTGGTATTGCCTTAGAGGGTATTGCACACGGTAAACAAAATGGAAATAACGTAATCATTATCGATACCGCTGGTCGTTTAGCGATCGACGAATCTTTAATGAACGAAATATCTGAAGTTAAGGCTAAAACTCAACCACACGAGATTTTATTTGTTGTGGATTCGATGACTGGTCAGGATGCAGTAAATACAGCTAAAGTATTTAACGATCGTTTAGATTTTACGGGCGTTGTGCTAACCAAATTAGATGGCGATACCCGTGGTGGTGCAGCTCTTTCCATTAAATCGGTAGTAAACAAGCCTATTAAATTTATCGGTACAGGCGAGAAGATGGAAGCACTTGATGTTTTCTATCCAGATCGTATGGCATCGCGTATTTTGGGCATGGGTGATGTGGTTTCGCTTGTTGAACGTGCACAAATGCAGTTCGATGAGAAAGAGGCAGCAGAACTTCAGAAGAAAATCCGCAAGAACAAATTTGATTTTAACGATTTCTACAACCAGATTCAGCAGATCAAAAAAATGGGTAACATGAAAGATCTGATGGGCATGATACCAGGTGTTGGTAAAATGATGAAGAACGTGGATATCCAGGATGATGCGTTCAAATCAATCGAAGCAATCATCAATTCGATGACACCATTTGAGAAAGAAAACCCGGATGCTATTCAGCAAAGCCGCCGTTTACGTATTGCAAAAGGTTCGGGTAGCAAGGTAGAAGAAGTAACCAAGCTCATTAAACAGTTTGAAGATATGCGTAAAATGATGAAGCAGTTTTCGAACCCGGCAGCCGCAGCAGCTATGATGAAAGGCATGCCTAAAATGCCGTTTGGCAGGTAG
- a CDS encoding glucosaminidase domain and LysM peptidoglycan-binding domain-containing protein, with protein MKKIFTFCLLLLTAIIAKAQDTEEYIAAHVEYAQGLMHDHKIPASVILAVAIHESAAGSSKIAQHLNNHFGVKGPNNNAEIRSSYRDYLNADESYSHFVEIMETREPFNNLFEKYDQYDYKGWAYGIRRCGYARSRSWANQVIGLIKKYELYQYDERPEGYEEPVYAAPVSHRAKNRRTTKSYTVKSGDNLSIIAKKKGTTVKSLMQKNGIKKANLKPGQKLRF; from the coding sequence ATGAAGAAAATTTTTACTTTTTGTCTGCTCCTTTTAACAGCAATTATTGCGAAGGCACAAGACACAGAAGAATATATTGCAGCGCATGTAGAATATGCGCAGGGCTTAATGCACGATCATAAAATTCCGGCCAGTGTTATTTTAGCTGTTGCCATACATGAATCGGCTGCCGGAAGCAGTAAAATAGCACAACACCTTAATAATCACTTTGGAGTAAAAGGCCCGAACAACAATGCGGAAATACGGTCATCTTACCGCGATTATTTAAATGCGGATGAATCTTACAGCCATTTTGTAGAGATTATGGAAACCCGAGAGCCTTTTAATAATCTTTTTGAAAAATATGATCAATACGATTACAAAGGCTGGGCTTATGGAATCCGCCGCTGTGGCTACGCCAGAAGTAGAAGCTGGGCCAACCAGGTAATTGGCTTAATTAAAAAATACGAACTCTATCAATACGATGAGCGGCCAGAGGGATATGAAGAGCCAGTGTATGCAGCACCTGTTAGCCACCGAGCAAAAAACAGAAGAACAACAAAAAGTTATACCGTAAAATCTGGCGATAACCTGAGTATAATTGCCAAAAAGAAAGGCACAACCGTGAAGTCCCTCATGCAGAAAAACGGCATTAAAAAGGCAAACTTAAAACCAGGACAAAAATTACGGTTTTGA
- a CDS encoding glucosaminidase domain-containing protein yields MRSYNHYIFIAAILIFFSSCGTRKFSKNNKQIEKAANKANNNSYKSYNTLSYIDEFKGVAVEEMNANGIPASITLAQGILESGSGNSDLAKYANNHFGIKCTSDWKGKNYFRDDDQKNDCFRVYKDARESFRDHSEFLKRKRYSFLFQLDKNDYKSWAQGLKTAGYATNPKYPDLLINTIEKYQLYQYDQSENEKQKIAREDRVFSEINQNIPQEKAKFTPVETPPAGAKPILADGTYTVVKGDTLYNIAKRFNLTVDQLKMLNEMSTDAIKLGQILKVK; encoded by the coding sequence ATGCGTTCATATAACCATTACATCTTTATAGCAGCAATACTCATCTTTTTTAGCTCTTGCGGTACGCGGAAATTTTCTAAAAACAACAAACAGATCGAAAAGGCAGCCAACAAAGCCAATAACAATTCGTACAAAAGCTATAATACTTTAAGTTATATTGATGAGTTTAAGGGTGTGGCGGTAGAGGAAATGAATGCAAATGGCATCCCCGCAAGTATTACCCTGGCGCAGGGAATTTTAGAATCGGGCAGTGGAAATAGTGATCTGGCTAAATACGCGAACAACCACTTTGGGATTAAGTGTACATCGGATTGGAAAGGGAAAAACTATTTCCGGGATGATGACCAGAAAAACGACTGTTTTAGGGTGTATAAAGATGCCCGCGAATCTTTCAGGGATCACTCTGAATTTTTAAAACGCAAACGTTATAGTTTTCTTTTTCAGTTAGATAAAAACGATTACAAAAGTTGGGCGCAGGGGTTAAAAACAGCAGGTTATGCAACCAATCCAAAATATCCTGATCTGTTAATCAACACCATTGAAAAATACCAGCTTTACCAATACGATCAATCGGAAAACGAAAAACAGAAGATTGCCCGCGAAGATCGCGTGTTTTCAGAAATCAACCAGAATATCCCTCAGGAAAAAGCTAAATTTACACCAGTTGAAACTCCACCAGCAGGGGCTAAACCCATTCTTGCCGATGGTACTTATACCGTTGTTAAAGGAGATACGCTCTATAATATTGCAAAACGCTTTAATTTAACAGTCGATCAGTTAAAAATGCTGAATGAAATGAGTACGGATGCTATTAAGCTCGGTCAGATACTTAAGGTTAAATAA
- a CDS encoding Crp/Fnr family transcriptional regulator, which produces MSFELKTHLEEIISLSDQEFEHIAAYFKPKTLKKHQYLIQEDEFVNHIYFVVKGLLKATFTDANGKEYIIQFAMENWWLSDFRAFYGHVKSITNISCLENSELLSISKENLDQLCSESHKMEHFFRIKNSLGYVALQQRILSLLTTSPKERFEQLAQQYPQLMQRVSKTIIAAYLGISRETLSRLSAKV; this is translated from the coding sequence ATGAGTTTTGAATTAAAAACACACCTCGAAGAAATCATTTCCCTTAGCGACCAGGAGTTTGAGCATATAGCAGCTTATTTCAAACCCAAAACGTTAAAAAAGCACCAGTATCTGATTCAGGAAGATGAATTTGTTAATCATATCTATTTTGTAGTTAAAGGTTTATTAAAGGCCACATTTACGGATGCCAATGGCAAAGAGTATATTATCCAGTTTGCGATGGAAAACTGGTGGCTTTCCGATTTCAGGGCTTTTTATGGTCATGTTAAATCAATTACCAACATCAGCTGCCTCGAAAACTCCGAACTACTCTCCATTAGCAAAGAAAATTTAGATCAGTTATGTAGCGAAAGCCATAAAATGGAGCATTTTTTCAGGATAAAAAACAGTTTGGGCTATGTCGCTTTACAGCAAAGGATTTTATCGCTCTTAACCACAAGCCCGAAAGAGCGTTTCGAACAACTCGCACAACAGTATCCGCAATTGATGCAACGGGTTTCTAAAACAATAATTGCAGCATACCTGGGCATTTCGAGAGAAACCTTAAGCAGACTTTCGGCAAAAGTGTGA
- a CDS encoding ferredoxin reductase domain-containing protein, with the protein MPKLPSWLANTMEKVISNKIYQVEVVETKMLSSNLKCVTFKGDFFDAEFIPGMEVLFRVNANEYRHYTLSAFDQMNETCEVIFYLNRQGPGHSLAVNIQKGDILKLILDRARIKYKEESNQHFFFGDETSLGLYESLGKKVVDEDVEYFGILELQEENLCSVEQLKLLIDAVPSDVDTPAKNAINWMENMHPMCWEMWQNATFYLTGRAKSVQQFKRYLKQRGVSFRQIITMPYWEMGKIGGA; encoded by the coding sequence ATGCCAAAATTACCATCATGGCTGGCCAATACAATGGAAAAAGTGATCAGCAATAAAATATATCAAGTAGAAGTTGTAGAAACTAAAATGTTAAGCAGCAATTTAAAGTGCGTTACCTTTAAAGGCGATTTTTTTGATGCTGAATTTATTCCGGGAATGGAAGTGTTGTTTAGGGTTAATGCCAACGAGTACCGGCATTATACCCTATCTGCCTTTGATCAAATGAACGAAACCTGCGAGGTTATCTTTTATTTAAACAGACAAGGACCCGGGCACAGCCTTGCCGTGAACATTCAGAAGGGAGACATTTTAAAACTTATTCTAGACCGCGCGAGAATTAAATACAAGGAAGAATCTAACCAGCATTTCTTTTTTGGTGATGAAACCAGCCTGGGTTTGTACGAATCGCTTGGGAAAAAAGTAGTAGATGAGGATGTAGAATATTTTGGCATTTTGGAGCTACAGGAAGAAAACCTTTGCTCAGTTGAACAGTTAAAACTGTTGATTGATGCGGTACCTTCTGATGTGGATACTCCGGCCAAAAATGCCATCAACTGGATGGAAAATATGCATCCTATGTGCTGGGAAATGTGGCAAAATGCTACGTTTTACCTTACCGGAAGAGCGAAATCAGTACAGCAATTTAAACGTTACTTAAAGCAAAGAGGTGTAAGTTTTAGGCAGATTATTACCATGCCATACTGGGAAATGGGTAAAATTGGTGGGGCTTAG
- a CDS encoding GxxExxY protein: MTTKSSLRELTYNVIGAAIEIHKSLGPGLLESVYHECMKHELSLRGLGFLSEISTPVSYKDIVVATTLCCDLLIEDCLVVEIKAAKIIEPIAEAQILTYMKLLETPQGLILNFNCTNIFSDGQKTFVNDFYRYLAD; the protein is encoded by the coding sequence ATGACGACCAAATCTAGCTTAAGAGAATTAACCTATAACGTAATTGGGGCAGCCATTGAAATACACAAATCGCTTGGCCCCGGTTTATTAGAAAGTGTTTATCACGAATGTATGAAACATGAGCTTTCGCTTAGAGGCTTGGGGTTTTTAAGCGAAATATCTACGCCAGTTAGCTATAAGGATATCGTTGTTGCGACAACGCTCTGTTGTGATCTCCTCATTGAAGACTGCCTTGTTGTTGAAATAAAAGCTGCAAAAATTATCGAGCCTATTGCAGAGGCACAAATATTAACCTACATGAAATTGCTCGAAACACCTCAAGGATTAATCCTAAACTTTAATTGTACAAACATTTTTAGCGATGGACAAAAAACATTTGTAAACGATTTTTACCGATATTTAGCTGACTAA
- a CDS encoding helix-turn-helix transcriptional regulator, translating into MALNIYDGDEKYYIVGNKFADNEFNQALVTERRDKYSFPFGDAEIVEIAFSGIYIVYGDMLVKKSRLRIKSFDEPDMVELHFSITGGGIMENYLTNKRLDIKANQHNIIYSPDFDGMAEFTTNGPHKFFEVNFERARFVDLTSESSTLLKNFAEKIMNNRPVELSSENLPISLAMHSCINDIMNCQFTGGLKLLFLQSKCLELLALQAQAFELAAKKTDSSTIKSAYDKDRIYYAREYLLANASHPPCLTELAKVAGINEFKLKQGFKEVFQNTVFGYLSDYKLMRAKELLTDSAKNIKHISDELGYSSVQHFSSAFSKKFGISPAKAR; encoded by the coding sequence ATGGCTTTAAACATTTATGATGGTGACGAAAAATACTATATTGTTGGTAACAAATTCGCCGATAACGAATTTAACCAGGCACTGGTAACCGAAAGAAGGGACAAATACAGCTTTCCCTTTGGCGATGCAGAGATTGTGGAGATCGCTTTTTCAGGTATTTACATTGTTTACGGCGATATGCTAGTGAAAAAGAGCCGCCTACGCATTAAATCTTTTGATGAGCCTGATATGGTTGAGCTTCATTTTTCAATTACAGGTGGCGGCATTATGGAAAATTACCTCACCAACAAACGCCTGGATATCAAAGCCAATCAGCACAATATTATTTATAGTCCTGATTTTGATGGGATGGCTGAATTTACTACCAATGGCCCGCATAAATTTTTCGAGGTAAATTTCGAAAGAGCCCGTTTTGTTGATTTAACTAGTGAAAGCAGCACTTTGCTAAAAAACTTTGCCGAAAAAATCATGAACAACCGCCCGGTAGAGCTTTCATCAGAAAACCTGCCCATTAGCTTAGCCATGCACAGTTGTATAAATGATATTATGAACTGCCAGTTTACCGGCGGGTTAAAGCTCTTGTTCCTGCAATCTAAATGCCTCGAACTTTTGGCATTGCAAGCCCAGGCTTTTGAACTTGCAGCAAAAAAAACCGACAGCTCTACCATTAAATCGGCATACGATAAAGACCGCATTTATTATGCACGCGAATATTTGTTAGCCAATGCCAGCCATCCCCCGTGTTTAACCGAATTGGCAAAGGTTGCAGGCATAAACGAATTTAAATTAAAACAAGGCTTTAAAGAGGTTTTTCAGAACACTGTTTTTGGTTATTTAAGCGATTATAAACTGATGCGGGCTAAAGAACTCTTAACCGATAGCGCCAAAAACATTAAGCATATTTCCGATGAACTAGGCTATTCTTCGGTACAGCATTTCAGCAGTGCTTTTAGTAAAAAATTCGGTATAAGCCCTGCAAAAGCAAGGTAG
- a CDS encoding YifB family Mg chelatase-like AAA ATPase, with protein MLVKTYGSAVYGVNALTITIEVNISAGTKYYMVGLPDNAVKESLQRVASAINVSGFRMPKQKIVVNLAPADIKKEGSSYDLPIAIGILAASGQIPTDELEDYFIMGELSLDGSIQPIKGALPIAIQAQQDGFKGFILPKQNVREAAIVNDLIAYGVENLAQIVAFFNKSETLEQVKVNTREEFLKNINNYEHDFADVKGQENIKRALEIAAAGGHNVILIGPPGAGKTMLAKRLPTILPPLNLNEALETTKIHSVAGKLAASDALMTSRPYRSPHHTISDVALVGGGMNPQPGEISLAHNGVLFLDELPEFKRTVLEVMRQPLEDRKVAIARARFSVEYPASFMLVASMNPCPCGFYNHPEKDCVCAPGVVQKYLSKISGPLLDRIDLHVEVTPVDFTELASSQEAEKSNHIRTRVIQAREIQDLRFADREELHCNAQMSPKMVRKVCQISEAGTTLLKSAMERLGLSARAYDRILKVARTIADLDGSKNIELEHLAESINYRSLDREGWAG; from the coding sequence ATGCTTGTAAAAACATACGGGAGTGCTGTTTATGGTGTAAATGCACTAACCATAACCATCGAAGTGAATATTAGCGCAGGTACCAAATACTATATGGTAGGCCTGCCCGATAATGCAGTAAAAGAAAGTTTGCAAAGGGTGGCTAGTGCCATTAATGTTTCCGGGTTTCGCATGCCTAAACAGAAAATAGTGGTAAACCTGGCACCAGCCGACATCAAAAAAGAAGGATCCTCATACGATCTGCCGATTGCCATCGGCATTTTAGCAGCCTCAGGGCAAATTCCTACTGACGAACTGGAAGATTATTTTATTATGGGCGAACTTTCCTTAGATGGCAGTATACAACCTATAAAAGGAGCTTTACCAATTGCCATACAAGCACAGCAGGACGGCTTTAAAGGATTTATCTTACCCAAACAAAACGTTCGCGAAGCAGCCATTGTAAACGACTTAATTGCATATGGAGTAGAAAACCTGGCTCAGATAGTTGCTTTTTTCAATAAAAGTGAAACATTGGAACAGGTTAAAGTGAATACCAGAGAAGAATTCTTAAAAAATATCAATAACTATGAACATGATTTTGCAGATGTTAAAGGGCAAGAAAATATAAAAAGAGCCCTGGAAATTGCTGCAGCAGGTGGTCATAACGTTATTTTAATTGGTCCGCCAGGGGCGGGCAAAACCATGCTGGCCAAGCGCTTACCCACTATTTTACCACCCTTAAATTTAAATGAAGCTTTAGAAACCACCAAAATCCATTCTGTTGCCGGAAAACTCGCCGCGAGCGATGCTTTGATGACGAGCCGTCCGTACCGCTCCCCACATCATACCATTAGCGATGTAGCACTGGTAGGCGGCGGAATGAATCCACAGCCAGGAGAAATATCGCTGGCGCATAACGGCGTTTTGTTTTTAGATGAGCTACCTGAGTTTAAACGTACTGTTTTAGAGGTAATGCGCCAACCTTTAGAAGACCGTAAAGTGGCCATTGCAAGGGCAAGGTTTTCGGTAGAATACCCCGCTAGCTTTATGTTGGTGGCCTCGATGAATCCCTGCCCATGTGGTTTTTATAATCACCCGGAGAAAGATTGTGTTTGTGCACCGGGTGTGGTTCAAAAATACCTGAGTAAAATATCTGGACCACTTTTAGACCGGATTGATCTTCATGTAGAAGTTACCCCTGTTGATTTTACTGAACTTGCCTCTTCACAAGAAGCGGAAAAAAGCAACCACATCAGAACACGCGTAATTCAGGCGCGGGAAATTCAAGATCTACGTTTTGCAGATAGAGAAGAATTGCATTGCAATGCCCAAATGAGCCCGAAAATGGTCCGGAAAGTATGCCAAATCAGCGAGGCAGGAACCACCCTATTAAAATCAGCAATGGAAAGATTAGGCCTATCCGCCCGAGCGTATGATAGAATTCTGAAAGTGGCCAGAACAATCGCAGATTTAGATGGCAGTAAAAATATAGAACTCGAACATTTAGCAGAATCCATTAATTACAGGAGTCTGGATAGAGAGGGTTGGGCAGGATAA
- a CDS encoding DUF5916 domain-containing protein, with product MKRCSLLFFIFICAFCSAQDISKQKHLEAKRTSLSPKIDGILDDECWNNVPIATDFIQIRPNPGKVETHDRRTEMKLLYDDVAIYVYARMYDHSDSVSHELVSRDNIGNADFISIIVDPFYDKMNGNGFFVTAAGVQFDAKYSQVGDEDANWNAVWESAVKIDDKGWTCEMKIPYSALRFSSKEVQNWGLNFSRRIQRSNTQTFWNFVDPKVNGFINQEGLWMGIKDVKPPLRLSFSPYISAYVNHYPANLPGVKNTTSRFNGGMDVKYGINNSFTLDMTLVPDFGQVQSDNRILNLTPFEVKFNENRQFFTEGTELFNKGDLFYSKRIGSIPAYYNYREVGSDKIVKDQTEAKVLNATKISGRTAKGLGIGIFNAITNSMETEVEDAQGNLRMVETQPLTNYNILVFDQSLKNNSSATFINTNVLRQGSAYDANVSALLFNLNNKGNKYFVNGGGKMSYLRGEESSTGYSYTLRFGKQSGNFTWSYNQVYADDKFDPSDMGFFTNNNFLDQRIGIGYNVYKPSKWYNQFESWFNLNYSRRAIPSAYQKTSTNAGYWVQFKNQWSAELDLSWERKSNDFYEARNGQLYRAPENYGIGLYINPNRAKAYNFGGNVRYFEQQLFGGKQYNFYFFQNLRLNDKIAFGLDLNFNPNYNYVNWVTAQGNQAIFSKYDRRTVENSFDAKYTFTNLMGLTIALRHYWSDRRNKEFYLLKPDGHLTAYQGAPLTGMDRNYNVFNIDLIYTWQFAPGSTLSVSYKDAAETYDTFYTARYNKNLSGILNAPQNNSLSVKVLYYVDYLDLKKKRKKN from the coding sequence ATGAAACGCTGCAGCCTCCTTTTTTTCATATTTATTTGTGCTTTTTGTTCTGCTCAGGATATCTCCAAGCAAAAACATCTTGAAGCTAAAAGAACCTCGTTAAGCCCCAAAATAGATGGTATTTTAGATGATGAATGCTGGAATAATGTTCCCATAGCGACTGATTTTATTCAGATCAGGCCAAATCCGGGAAAGGTAGAAACCCATGATCGGCGCACCGAAATGAAGCTACTTTATGATGATGTTGCGATATATGTTTACGCCCGAATGTATGATCATTCTGACAGTGTATCGCACGAGCTGGTTTCGAGGGATAATATTGGCAATGCCGATTTCATTTCGATTATTGTCGACCCATTTTACGATAAAATGAATGGAAACGGCTTTTTTGTTACGGCTGCGGGCGTTCAGTTTGATGCCAAATACTCGCAGGTTGGTGATGAAGATGCGAACTGGAACGCGGTATGGGAAAGTGCAGTTAAAATTGATGATAAAGGCTGGACCTGTGAAATGAAAATCCCTTATTCGGCCCTGCGTTTTTCCAGTAAGGAGGTCCAGAATTGGGGTTTGAATTTTAGCCGCAGGATACAACGGAGCAATACGCAGACATTTTGGAATTTTGTAGACCCTAAAGTAAATGGTTTTATCAACCAGGAAGGATTGTGGATGGGAATCAAAGATGTTAAACCTCCGTTAAGATTATCCTTTTCACCCTATATTTCGGCCTATGTAAACCATTATCCTGCTAATTTGCCTGGAGTAAAAAATACAACATCACGTTTTAACGGAGGGATGGACGTTAAATATGGAATCAACAACAGCTTCACTTTGGATATGACTTTGGTGCCCGATTTTGGACAGGTTCAGTCTGATAACCGGATATTAAACCTTACTCCTTTTGAAGTGAAATTTAATGAAAACCGACAGTTTTTTACAGAAGGAACAGAGCTGTTTAATAAAGGCGACCTGTTTTATTCGAAACGGATCGGCTCTATACCAGCTTATTATAATTATAGGGAGGTAGGCAGCGATAAAATTGTAAAAGATCAAACTGAGGCCAAGGTGTTAAATGCCACGAAGATTTCTGGGCGAACGGCTAAAGGACTTGGTATTGGCATTTTTAATGCAATTACCAATAGTATGGAAACCGAGGTAGAGGATGCTCAGGGCAACCTTCGGATGGTAGAAACACAACCACTTACCAATTATAATATTTTGGTTTTCGACCAGTCGTTAAAAAACAACAGTTCGGCTACGTTTATCAACACGAACGTGCTTAGGCAAGGTTCTGCTTACGATGCCAATGTGAGTGCCCTGCTTTTCAATTTAAACAATAAAGGCAATAAATATTTCGTAAACGGCGGGGGTAAAATGAGCTATTTACGGGGTGAAGAATCGAGTACGGGTTATAGCTACACCTTAAGGTTTGGTAAACAGAGCGGCAACTTTACCTGGAGTTACAATCAGGTATATGCTGATGATAAATTTGATCCATCAGATATGGGTTTCTTTACCAATAACAACTTTTTAGATCAGCGGATTGGTATTGGTTACAACGTATACAAGCCAAGCAAATGGTATAATCAATTTGAAAGTTGGTTTAATCTGAATTATTCTCGCAGGGCAATACCCAGTGCTTATCAAAAAACAAGTACAAATGCAGGATATTGGGTTCAATTTAAAAATCAATGGTCGGCAGAATTAGATTTAAGCTGGGAGAGAAAAAGTAATGACTTTTATGAGGCGCGAAACGGCCAGTTATACCGCGCACCAGAAAACTACGGCATTGGCCTGTATATAAACCCCAACCGCGCCAAAGCCTATAATTTTGGTGGAAATGTGCGGTATTTTGAACAGCAGCTTTTCGGAGGTAAACAATATAACTTTTACTTTTTTCAGAACCTGAGGTTAAATGACAAGATTGCCTTTGGTTTAGACCTGAATTTTAACCCCAATTACAATTACGTAAACTGGGTAACGGCACAGGGTAATCAGGCTATTTTTTCGAAATACGACCGCCGGACGGTAGAAAACTCATTTGATGCTAAATACACCTTTACCAATTTAATGGGGCTAACCATTGCACTAAGGCATTATTGGAGTGATAGAAGAAATAAAGAATTTTACCTGCTTAAGCCTGATGGCCATTTAACAGCATATCAAGGAGCGCCGTTAACCGGGATGGATAGAAATTATAACGTATTTAATATTGATTTAATTTATACTTGGCAGTTTGCGCCTGGTAGCACCCTCTCGGTTTCGTACAAGGATGCTGCCGAAACTTATGATACCTTTTATACAGCGCGTTATAATAAAAACCTGAGCGGGATTTTAAACGCTCCGCAGAATAACAGCCTTTCGGTGAAGGTTTTGTATTATGTAGATTATCTAGACCTTAAGAAGAAAAGGAAAAAGAATTAA
- a CDS encoding DUF3078 domain-containing protein has product MKNCLAAIILILSFCSTKLYAQEIDTIPINTKDLNIKLKRSPLPSRQGPLNFEPVKIKPLVVNAKINYWKTRTNIGININQAQFSNNWKGGGTNSVAVGGLLNWKAEYNKDSYSYVSELVLQYGKIKNKDQLQKKTNDRIFWDNKASFQLSKSWFFFGSLSFESQFDNGYSYSVTNGQETATLISKFMGPGYLTESIGFEYKPVKYFSTRIGTGTARQTFVLDEKLFLDPVDNTKPPKATVFGVEYGKKVRNELAFQIVSAFDKDIFTNTNLKARYQMFIPYQDFKMSNIDHRLDVALTAKINRFMNTSLTGVLLFDKDTGTNKIQANQTLALGFGFTFPR; this is encoded by the coding sequence ATGAAGAACTGTTTAGCTGCCATAATCCTGATTCTAAGTTTCTGCTCTACAAAATTATATGCACAGGAAATTGATACTATTCCGATCAATACAAAAGACCTGAATATAAAGTTAAAGCGTAGTCCGTTGCCAAGCAGGCAGGGACCATTAAACTTTGAGCCTGTAAAAATTAAGCCTTTGGTGGTAAACGCTAAGATTAATTACTGGAAAACAAGAACCAACATCGGCATCAATATTAACCAGGCCCAATTCAGTAACAACTGGAAAGGTGGCGGTACCAACTCTGTGGCTGTTGGAGGGCTATTAAACTGGAAGGCAGAATATAACAAAGACAGCTATAGCTATGTAAGCGAACTTGTTTTGCAATATGGTAAAATCAAAAATAAAGATCAGCTGCAAAAGAAAACCAACGACCGTATTTTTTGGGATAATAAAGCTTCTTTCCAACTTTCTAAAAGCTGGTTCTTCTTCGGATCGTTAAGTTTTGAATCCCAGTTCGATAACGGTTATTCTTACAGTGTCACAAACGGTCAAGAAACCGCTACGCTGATTTCAAAATTTATGGGTCCAGGTTATTTAACAGAATCTATCGGTTTCGAGTATAAACCTGTTAAATATTTTTCTACCCGTATAGGTACAGGTACTGCACGCCAGACTTTTGTTTTGGATGAAAAGCTTTTTCTTGATCCGGTTGATAATACCAAACCACCAAAAGCTACTGTTTTTGGGGTAGAGTATGGCAAAAAAGTACGTAACGAACTGGCTTTTCAGATAGTAAGTGCATTTGATAAGGATATATTTACCAATACAAATCTTAAAGCACGTTATCAGATGTTCATTCCTTATCAGGATTTTAAAATGAGCAATATTGATCATCGCTTAGATGTTGCATTAACGGCAAAAATCAATCGCTTTATGAACACCAGTTTAACTGGTGTACTGCTGTTCGATAAAGATACCGGCACCAATAAAATACAGGCAAACCAAACTTTAGCGCTGGGTTTTGGCTTTACCTTCCCCAGATAG